A stretch of Allostreptomyces psammosilenae DNA encodes these proteins:
- a CDS encoding phage baseplate protein — MTTDRSPSDTPHASESWSRRRVLRISGGAAAGAALGLGITAPTAAAAVPTSQRFDLSEPSYDLFRHVTLRDGRVQQSFCFDNVNRRLFVAQLRSGSPDDSGDLCITELDFSGNQLGYMYLSGFGHGVSIAAQPVGTATYLWTEVDVNSNARGTRLARFRWSSGTTLSNTSSALTKHSPVAGALETTCAIDPVHNRMAVRYETGSGKRYAIFNVSDVAAGVYTNRLADVAQPGGLGVFQGYTLYGSFVYQIEGTAYGPDNPSPGNAYVSSVNVNTGAMVQRSFTRAGSTLTYREPEGMAVYRTAAGQTRLFLGFASGEAGDRRSNLFYKNVLV, encoded by the coding sequence ATGACGACAGACCGTTCACCCAGCGACACGCCGCACGCGTCGGAGTCCTGGAGTCGGCGGCGGGTGCTCCGGATCAGCGGGGGCGCGGCGGCCGGCGCCGCGCTGGGGCTCGGCATCACGGCGCCCACCGCCGCCGCGGCCGTGCCCACCTCCCAGCGGTTCGACCTGTCGGAGCCCTCCTATGACCTGTTCCGCCACGTCACCCTGCGCGACGGCCGGGTCCAGCAGTCGTTCTGCTTCGACAACGTCAACCGGCGGCTGTTCGTCGCCCAGCTCCGCTCCGGCTCCCCGGACGACAGCGGGGACCTGTGCATCACCGAGCTGGACTTCTCCGGCAACCAGCTGGGCTACATGTACCTCAGCGGGTTCGGACACGGGGTGTCGATCGCGGCGCAGCCGGTGGGCACCGCCACCTATCTGTGGACGGAGGTGGACGTCAACAGCAACGCCCGCGGCACCCGGCTGGCCCGGTTCCGCTGGAGCAGCGGGACGACGCTCAGCAACACCTCCTCCGCGCTGACCAAGCACTCGCCGGTGGCCGGAGCGCTGGAGACCACCTGCGCGATCGATCCGGTGCACAACCGGATGGCGGTCCGCTACGAGACCGGCAGCGGCAAGCGGTACGCCATCTTCAACGTGAGCGACGTGGCGGCCGGCGTCTACACCAACCGGCTGGCCGACGTGGCGCAGCCCGGCGGGCTGGGCGTCTTCCAGGGCTACACGCTGTACGGATCGTTCGTCTACCAGATCGAGGGCACGGCCTACGGCCCGGACAACCCCAGCCCGGGGAACGCGTACGTCTCCAGCGTGAACGTGAACACCGGCGCGATGGTCCAGCGGAGCTTCACCCGCGCGGGCTCGACCCTGACGTACCGGGAGCCCGAGGGCATGGCGGTGTACCGCACCGCCGCGGGCCAGACCCGGCTGTTCCTCGGTTTCGCCTCCGGCGAGGCGGGCGACCGCCGCAGCAACCTGTTCTACAAGAACGTGCTGGTGTAG
- a CDS encoding M23 family metallopeptidase has product MTITRTTATGRITSTLGGLRRASARTVAAATMLAAATAGMTGTALAATHATAVPVATVAEAKAATSGFALPIEGSYTLSASFAQAGSNWASTHSGQDFAVPTGTGVDTVSDGVVYSASYDSSYGNNVIVQNADGKYVLYGHLSEMTVTAGQKVSAGDRVGLSGNTGNSTGPHLHFEVRTTPVYGSAINPVDYLAANGITI; this is encoded by the coding sequence GTGACGATCACCCGCACCACCGCTACCGGCCGCATCACCTCCACCCTGGGCGGCCTGCGCCGCGCCTCCGCGCGCACGGTTGCCGCCGCGACGATGCTGGCCGCCGCGACCGCGGGCATGACCGGAACCGCCCTGGCCGCCACCCACGCCACCGCCGTGCCCGTGGCGACCGTGGCCGAGGCCAAGGCCGCCACCAGCGGGTTCGCCCTGCCGATCGAGGGCTCCTACACCCTGAGCGCCTCCTTCGCCCAGGCCGGCAGCAACTGGGCCAGCACCCACTCCGGCCAGGACTTCGCCGTCCCCACCGGCACCGGCGTGGACACCGTCTCCGACGGCGTCGTCTACTCCGCCAGCTACGACTCCTCGTACGGCAACAACGTCATCGTGCAGAACGCCGACGGCAAGTACGTCCTGTACGGCCACCTCTCCGAGATGACCGTCACCGCTGGTCAGAAGGTGAGCGCCGGCGACCGTGTGGGTCTGTCCGGCAACACCGGCAACTCCACCGGCCCGCACCTGCACTTCGAGGTCCGCACCACCCCGGTCTACGGCTCCGCCATCAACCCGGTGGACTACCTCGCCGCCAACGGCATCACCATCTGA
- a CDS encoding NUDIX domain-containing protein, protein MPDSTDHLPPAQYYATLPPHLVGAGLLLRDRRRRVLLVEPAYRRDSWEIPGGALEHGEYPWEAAAREVREELGLDLLPGRLLVTDIVPAQSEAAPH, encoded by the coding sequence ATGCCCGACAGCACGGACCACCTGCCGCCCGCCCAGTACTACGCCACGCTCCCGCCCCACCTGGTCGGTGCCGGGCTCCTGCTGCGCGACCGGCGCCGGCGCGTTCTGTTGGTCGAGCCGGCCTACCGGCGCGACAGCTGGGAGATTCCCGGTGGGGCACTGGAGCACGGCGAGTACCCGTGGGAGGCGGCTGCCCGGGAAGTCCGGGAGGAACTGGGCCTCGACCTGTTGCCCGGACGCCTCCTGGTCACCGACATCGTCCCCGCCCAGAGCGAGGCCGCCCCCCACTGA
- a CDS encoding glycosyltransferase family 4 protein, which produces MIHSMFRALVDHGHQVTVWLSKDGPLRAEYGLDGVRVIPFQSGVDFATQASRADVLVSHLENVAATAGYGRRYRVPVVSVCHNTFDPTFGDIATGAVPFAVYNSLWMQDAARVWFARAGVEAPESIVVRPPVYAADYRTDPGDAITLVNLNQEKGGDLFWRIAERMPERRFLGVLGAYGTQVRPPRRLANLEIIPHVPGDRMRDRVYARTAVLLVPSEYESWGRVGVEAMASGIPVIAHPTPGLVESLGAAGIFASRDDLDAYVTALRDVLEPAAYELASARARRRSAELDPAPDLAHWVAAVEEWAARNRTSR; this is translated from the coding sequence ATGATCCACTCGATGTTCCGGGCCCTGGTGGACCACGGGCACCAGGTCACGGTGTGGCTGTCGAAGGACGGGCCCCTCCGCGCCGAGTACGGCCTCGACGGGGTGCGGGTCATCCCCTTCCAGTCCGGGGTGGACTTCGCCACCCAGGCGTCTCGGGCCGACGTGCTCGTGTCGCACCTGGAGAACGTCGCGGCGACGGCCGGGTACGGGCGCCGGTACCGCGTCCCGGTCGTCTCCGTCTGCCACAACACGTTCGACCCGACCTTCGGGGACATCGCGACCGGCGCCGTCCCCTTCGCCGTCTACAACTCGCTGTGGATGCAGGACGCGGCGCGCGTGTGGTTCGCGCGGGCCGGCGTCGAGGCGCCGGAGTCGATCGTCGTCCGCCCGCCGGTCTACGCGGCCGACTACCGCACCGACCCGGGCGACGCGATCACCCTGGTCAACCTGAACCAGGAGAAGGGCGGCGACCTCTTCTGGAGGATCGCCGAGCGCATGCCGGAGCGGCGGTTCCTCGGGGTGCTCGGCGCCTACGGGACGCAGGTGCGGCCTCCCCGCCGGCTCGCGAACCTGGAGATCATCCCGCACGTGCCGGGTGACCGGATGCGGGATCGGGTCTACGCCCGGACCGCCGTCCTCCTCGTGCCGTCGGAGTACGAGAGCTGGGGCCGGGTCGGGGTGGAGGCCATGGCGAGCGGCATCCCCGTGATCGCCCACCCCACGCCGGGCCTCGTGGAGAGCCTGGGCGCGGCCGGCATCTTCGCTTCGCGGGACGACCTCGACGCCTACGTCACCGCCCTGCGCGACGTGCTGGAGCCCGCCGCGTACGAGCTGGCCTCGGCCCGCGCTCGGCGGCGGTCCGCCGAACTGGACCCCGCGCCGGACCTCGCCCACTGGGTCGCGGCCGTCGAGGAGTGGGCAGCCCGCAACCGGACGTCTCGCTGA
- a CDS encoding RNA polymerase sigma factor produces the protein MTTDEDERRFVEWYEAYYADISAYMRRRLPEAQVADAVADVFLVAWRRQGEVPRERPLPWLYGVARRTVANLRRRGDRSRDLLEVLGRTSSGTLPDPAGELSTRLAVVRAFGQLSELEQEVLRLALWEGLSTREGAKVLSCAPATYAMRLHRARRRLRRLLEDEPSAEPPTQPLPTVTTVQ, from the coding sequence GTGACGACAGACGAGGACGAACGAAGGTTCGTCGAGTGGTACGAGGCGTACTACGCCGACATCTCCGCCTACATGCGGCGGCGTCTGCCCGAGGCGCAGGTGGCGGACGCGGTCGCGGACGTCTTCCTGGTGGCCTGGCGGCGCCAGGGGGAGGTTCCCAGGGAGCGTCCCCTGCCCTGGCTCTACGGGGTCGCCCGGAGGACCGTGGCGAACCTGCGGCGCAGGGGCGACCGTTCGCGGGACCTGCTGGAGGTGCTCGGCCGGACCTCGTCCGGAACGTTGCCCGATCCCGCCGGTGAGCTGTCGACGCGGCTCGCGGTGGTTCGGGCCTTCGGGCAGCTCAGCGAGCTCGAGCAGGAGGTCCTGCGGCTGGCCCTGTGGGAGGGGCTGTCCACGCGGGAGGGGGCGAAGGTGCTCTCCTGCGCGCCCGCCACCTACGCGATGCGGCTCCACCGGGCCCGACGCCGGCTGCGGCGGCTCCTGGAGGACGAGCCTTCGGCCGAACCACCCACCCAGCCCCTGCCCACCGTTACGACCGTTCAGTGA
- a CDS encoding CU044_5270 family protein — MAIRHEDIEETFRSLDPALGAGDTDEQRAALLRRVLATPRQAAPARSGFGRVPRPALVAAPLLAAAALVTTLAVPNGGGEEVEVTAQQHREAVELLDRIALAAASGPEIEVRDDQYVYTRTEGERGTPDGADRIERDDWHAVDGARDGWLSERVLSGPSAGTELENLSGVIEADPNATTYRELEALPTDPGVLLESLYAATEGQGPDPHTAVLEDIGSKLAQASLLPDVGAALYRAVAEVPGVVVVDDAVDAAGRRGVGLAFEEPSGERTQWVFDRDTLRYLGSDEIAVLDVAVVDEIGEVPEAPTRSGQPREETPAA, encoded by the coding sequence ATGGCGATCCGCCACGAGGACATCGAGGAGACGTTCCGAAGCCTGGATCCGGCGCTCGGCGCCGGGGACACCGACGAGCAGCGTGCCGCGCTGCTGCGGCGGGTGCTGGCCACTCCCCGGCAGGCCGCACCGGCGCGGTCCGGCTTCGGCCGGGTGCCGCGGCCGGCCCTGGTGGCCGCGCCGCTGCTGGCGGCGGCCGCGCTGGTGACCACGCTCGCCGTGCCGAACGGCGGTGGGGAGGAGGTGGAGGTGACCGCGCAACAGCACCGGGAGGCGGTGGAACTGCTCGACCGCATCGCCCTGGCGGCGGCCAGCGGGCCGGAGATCGAGGTGCGGGACGACCAGTACGTCTACACCAGGACCGAGGGCGAGCGGGGGACGCCGGACGGGGCGGACCGGATCGAGCGGGACGACTGGCACGCCGTGGACGGCGCCCGGGACGGCTGGCTCAGCGAACGGGTGCTGTCCGGCCCGTCGGCGGGGACCGAACTGGAGAACCTGTCCGGGGTGATCGAGGCGGACCCGAACGCGACCACCTACCGGGAGCTGGAGGCGCTCCCGACCGATCCCGGCGTCCTGCTGGAGTCGCTGTACGCCGCCACGGAGGGCCAGGGCCCGGACCCGCACACGGCCGTGCTGGAGGACATCGGTTCCAAGCTCGCCCAGGCGAGCCTGCTGCCGGACGTCGGCGCGGCCCTGTACCGCGCGGTGGCCGAGGTGCCGGGGGTGGTCGTGGTCGACGACGCCGTCGACGCGGCCGGCCGGCGGGGCGTGGGGCTCGCCTTCGAGGAACCGTCGGGAGAGCGGACCCAGTGGGTCTTCGACCGGGACACCCTGCGGTACCTGGGCTCCGACGAGATCGCGGTGCTGGACGTCGCGGTCGTCGACGAGATCGGTGAGGTGCCCGAGGCGCCGACCCGCTCCGGGCAGCCGCGGGAGGAGACCCCCGCGGCCTGA
- a CDS encoding FAD-binding protein, which produces MTALGVLGLDDGLVARAVHPRGRWIDGWNLHPTHHHVRAVADLDGDGRSEAVITSDWGVGILQHDGRAFRCPFGAARDTVFGEWRYDATTRPGRDRVMAAANLTGSANPELLVWSGTGMAALSRTETGLTSSRLHPNGTRLGGWVLSTEDNHFWGTGRFGTDARQAMVLTSPWGLGVISLARGTHLVMVPTGTRLGGWTLRTDTDQVRLIADLDGDGRDELLVTGRTGIAVLKPQDGGLVPLAVHRTGENLSGYLVGPGTFPGADLLRPGGAEEIVVNDHRGLHVLGLAGNRLERRAFAANGSRIDGWLVDPAVNHLLPAGDLTGDGGADFVVRSPWGIGVLGLDADHRFRCRALHPYGAALGDWRLASGDVIAGAGSFTRRDRRELLVVKPWDAPEDTPRFVRTEFVNWHRNIRRSLPTARPTDLAQLVSAVRRAGPRVGVAGSGWSFTDCAVDAGTRSLIDTSGLGEVLQGVLPDALDDQPGRRDRHLVHVEAGIKVHELNRRLDRLGLALPTLGGSRGQSLAGVLSTGVHGSDVSLPPIADAVRAIHLVGAGGRQWWIEPATAPLTTREGIDRAKARGALDPSLRQVWDDQWFNAALVAMGCAGVIYSVVLQCRPAFRLRSTTTAEPWSRAQRRVADLSLPDRRPRYLEINVNPADHSCRVVVREETTEPVRLPAASAAPSVGAVAAAVGLVGPGALGVLPAAIGAYVARTTAEIGALLAVPVAGPVLAAQRTEQALRPVEDAHRLLLELNLAAVDPHDPRRVADVLPTAINLLWAIGAFVVPGRALVDRLQSTLTAQQRPEGTTVGPSFRVMTGQPDSAEDGSQNHDETERLVESHEYAVPASRAVAFVDRLLSVIGGLRAGPDALIANLNLRFTARSRATLAMQRFDRTCHVEIYTFRGLRGNDAFRARLGEVVREFAAVPHWGQFHSPTEATPWARDGALDRWRTVMRALSEGDESFWSDFARARGLLPGE; this is translated from the coding sequence ATGACCGCGCTCGGGGTTCTCGGGCTTGACGACGGCCTGGTCGCCCGCGCCGTCCATCCGCGCGGGCGGTGGATCGACGGCTGGAACCTCCACCCGACCCACCACCACGTCCGCGCCGTCGCCGACCTCGACGGGGACGGCCGCAGCGAGGCCGTCATCACCAGCGACTGGGGCGTCGGCATCCTCCAGCACGACGGCCGTGCCTTCCGTTGTCCCTTCGGCGCCGCGCGCGACACCGTGTTCGGCGAGTGGCGCTACGACGCCACCACACGGCCGGGGCGCGACCGCGTCATGGCCGCCGCCAACCTCACCGGCTCCGCCAACCCGGAACTGCTGGTGTGGAGCGGCACCGGCATGGCCGCCCTGTCGCGCACCGAGACCGGCCTCACGTCGTCGCGGCTGCACCCCAACGGGACCCGCCTCGGCGGCTGGGTCCTCAGCACCGAGGACAACCACTTCTGGGGCACCGGCCGCTTCGGCACGGACGCCCGCCAGGCCATGGTGCTGACCAGCCCCTGGGGGCTGGGCGTCATCTCCCTGGCCCGCGGCACCCACCTGGTGATGGTCCCCACCGGCACCCGGCTGGGAGGGTGGACCCTGCGCACCGACACCGACCAGGTCCGCCTCATCGCCGACCTCGACGGTGACGGCCGGGACGAGCTCCTGGTCACCGGCCGCACCGGGATCGCCGTGCTGAAGCCGCAGGACGGCGGCCTCGTCCCGCTCGCCGTGCACCGGACGGGCGAGAACCTGTCCGGCTACCTCGTGGGCCCCGGCACGTTCCCGGGGGCCGACCTGCTGCGCCCGGGAGGGGCGGAGGAGATCGTGGTCAACGACCACCGGGGCCTGCACGTGCTGGGCCTGGCCGGGAACCGGCTGGAGCGGCGGGCCTTCGCCGCCAACGGCAGCCGGATCGACGGCTGGCTGGTCGACCCGGCGGTCAACCACCTGCTGCCGGCCGGCGACCTGACCGGCGACGGCGGCGCGGACTTCGTCGTCCGGAGCCCCTGGGGCATCGGCGTGCTGGGCCTCGACGCGGACCACCGCTTCCGCTGCCGCGCCCTCCACCCCTACGGCGCCGCGCTGGGCGACTGGCGGCTGGCGAGCGGCGACGTCATCGCCGGCGCCGGTTCGTTCACCCGTCGGGACCGCCGGGAACTGCTCGTGGTCAAGCCGTGGGACGCGCCGGAGGACACCCCCCGGTTCGTCCGCACCGAGTTCGTCAACTGGCACCGCAACATCCGCCGGTCCCTGCCCACCGCCCGCCCCACCGACCTCGCCCAACTGGTCAGCGCGGTACGCAGGGCCGGCCCGCGCGTCGGCGTCGCGGGAAGCGGCTGGTCCTTCACCGACTGCGCGGTCGACGCCGGCACCCGCTCACTGATCGACACCTCCGGGTTGGGCGAGGTCCTCCAGGGCGTGCTGCCGGACGCCCTGGACGACCAGCCCGGGCGCCGGGACCGCCACCTGGTCCACGTCGAGGCCGGCATCAAGGTCCACGAGCTCAACCGCCGCCTCGACCGGCTGGGGCTGGCCCTGCCCACCCTGGGCGGAAGCCGGGGGCAGTCCCTGGCGGGCGTGCTGAGCACCGGTGTGCACGGCTCGGACGTGTCGCTGCCCCCGATAGCCGACGCGGTCCGCGCCATCCACCTGGTGGGCGCGGGCGGGCGGCAGTGGTGGATCGAACCGGCCACCGCCCCCCTCACCACCCGGGAGGGAATCGACCGGGCGAAGGCCCGCGGCGCGCTGGACCCGTCGCTGCGCCAGGTCTGGGACGACCAGTGGTTCAACGCCGCCCTGGTCGCCATGGGCTGCGCGGGGGTGATCTACTCCGTGGTCCTGCAGTGCCGGCCCGCCTTCCGGCTGCGGTCGACCACCACGGCCGAGCCGTGGTCGCGCGCCCAGCGGCGCGTCGCGGACCTCTCCCTCCCCGACCGGCGCCCCCGCTACCTGGAGATCAACGTCAACCCCGCCGACCACAGCTGCCGGGTGGTGGTGCGGGAGGAGACCACCGAGCCGGTGCGCCTGCCGGCCGCCTCCGCCGCGCCCTCGGTGGGAGCGGTCGCCGCCGCGGTCGGCCTGGTCGGTCCCGGCGCGCTGGGCGTCCTGCCCGCGGCGATCGGCGCCTACGTCGCCCGCACCACCGCCGAGATCGGGGCCCTGCTGGCCGTTCCCGTCGCGGGTCCGGTGCTCGCCGCGCAGCGCACGGAACAGGCCCTGCGCCCGGTGGAGGACGCGCACCGGCTGCTGCTCGAACTGAACCTCGCGGCCGTCGACCCGCACGACCCCCGCCGCGTCGCGGACGTCCTGCCGACCGCGATCAACCTCCTGTGGGCCATCGGTGCCTTCGTGGTACCCGGCCGCGCCCTGGTGGACCGGTTGCAGAGCACGCTCACCGCACAGCAACGGCCGGAGGGCACGACCGTCGGGCCGAGCTTCCGCGTCATGACGGGGCAGCCCGACAGCGCCGAAGACGGCTCGCAGAACCACGACGAGACCGAGCGGCTGGTGGAGAGCCACGAGTACGCCGTGCCGGCCTCCCGTGCCGTCGCCTTCGTCGACCGGCTGCTGTCGGTGATCGGCGGGCTGCGCGCCGGCCCCGACGCGCTCATCGCCAACCTCAACCTGCGTTTCACGGCGCGCTCCCGGGCGACCCTCGCCATGCAGAGGTTCGACCGCACCTGCCACGTGGAGATCTACACCTTCCGCGGCCTGCGGGGGAACGACGCCTTCCGGGCCCGTCTCGGCGAGGTGGTGCGCGAGTTCGCCGCGGTCCCGCACTGGGGCCAGTTCCACTCACCCACCGAGGCCACGCCGTGGGCACGCGACGGCGCGCTGGACCGCTGGCGGACCGTCATGCGCGCCCTGTCCGAGGGCGACGAGTCCTTCTGGTCCGACTTCGCCCGGGCCCGCGGGCTGCTCCCCGGCGAGTAG
- a CDS encoding NAD(P)/FAD-dependent oxidoreductase, producing MKHRIVVLGAGYAGAYVAGNLARRLSPADTEITVVNAVPDFVQRLRLNQLAAGRDIEAPRLADVFAGTGIRLRVARVTAIAPERRAVAVADADGGGELGYDTLVYALGSHGDNHAVPGVAEHAFDVAARPSALRLRERLDDLGRRGGDGSVVVVGDGLTGIETATEIAEARPGLSVSLIARGELGARLSAGARGHLRQACDRLGVTVLEHTSVEAVEETRVLCADGTALASDATVWTAGFAVSPIAAAGGLEVTEHGRIVVDRTMRSASHPDVYAVGDSVHAIGDNGLPLPMSCGSAGYTGRQAIEAIVGRLTGREIANVKLVYQYNAISLGRRDGIWQSVDQEGRAKPKYMGGRKAARIKAAIERGSLWGTSHPTFGVPRRRRRLAAAADASAEMVTA from the coding sequence ATGAAGCACCGCATCGTCGTCCTCGGGGCCGGCTACGCCGGGGCCTACGTGGCCGGGAACCTGGCCCGCCGGCTGTCCCCGGCGGACACCGAGATCACCGTGGTCAACGCCGTGCCGGACTTCGTCCAGCGGCTGCGGCTGAACCAGCTGGCGGCCGGCCGGGACATCGAGGCCCCGCGGCTCGCCGACGTCTTCGCGGGCACGGGGATCCGGCTGCGCGTGGCCCGGGTCACCGCCATCGCCCCCGAGCGCCGGGCCGTCGCCGTGGCCGACGCCGACGGCGGCGGCGAGCTCGGCTACGACACGCTCGTGTACGCGCTCGGCAGCCACGGCGACAACCACGCCGTCCCCGGCGTGGCCGAGCACGCCTTCGACGTCGCCGCCCGGCCATCGGCGCTGCGGCTGCGCGAGCGCCTGGACGACCTGGGCCGGCGGGGCGGAGACGGGAGTGTGGTGGTCGTCGGCGACGGGCTGACCGGGATCGAGACCGCCACCGAGATCGCCGAGGCCCGGCCCGGCCTGTCGGTGTCGCTGATCGCCCGCGGCGAGCTGGGCGCCCGGCTCTCCGCCGGGGCCCGCGGCCACCTGCGCCAGGCGTGCGACCGGCTGGGCGTCACCGTGCTGGAGCACACCAGTGTCGAAGCCGTCGAGGAGACGCGGGTGCTGTGCGCCGACGGCACCGCCCTGGCGTCCGACGCGACCGTGTGGACGGCCGGGTTCGCGGTCAGCCCCATCGCCGCCGCCGGCGGGCTGGAGGTCACCGAGCACGGCCGGATCGTCGTCGACCGCACCATGCGGTCGGCCTCGCACCCGGACGTCTACGCCGTCGGCGACAGTGTCCACGCCATCGGCGACAACGGCCTTCCGCTGCCGATGTCCTGCGGCTCGGCCGGCTACACCGGCCGGCAGGCCATCGAGGCGATCGTGGGACGCCTGACCGGCCGCGAGATCGCGAACGTCAAGCTGGTCTACCAGTACAACGCCATCAGCCTCGGGCGGCGGGACGGGATCTGGCAGTCGGTCGACCAGGAAGGGCGGGCGAAGCCGAAGTACATGGGCGGGCGGAAGGCCGCGCGGATCAAGGCGGCCATCGAGCGGGGGTCGCTGTGGGGCACCTCGCACCCGACCTTCGGCGTGCCCAGGCGCAGGCGCCGTCTGGCCGCTGCGGCGGACGCCTCCGCCGAGATGGTGACCGCGTAG
- a CDS encoding sigma-70 family RNA polymerase sigma factor, producing MDSTATDRFDTSRFEASRNRLASLAYRLLGSAADAEDAVQDAFLHWQAADRQRIRVPEAWLTKVVTNLCLDRLRSAQARRERAVGAWLPEPLLDGDPMLGPADTFEQRESVSLAMLTLLERLSPLERAVYLLREAFSYGHAEIAGILDITEAASQQHLHRARRRITAAGRRGGEVDAASARRIVEEFLAAASSGRTERLVALLTDDATAISDGAGLTERLMRFDTPRRIAAVARAGFKPTSVQRRLAGGTPAIHYALVNGAPAILFVVGEQVIGTVAFEIAGGRIATVVGVADPARLVRLSEAWRRHEPDAPLVTRW from the coding sequence GTGGACAGCACCGCCACCGATCGCTTCGACACCAGTCGGTTCGAGGCCAGCCGGAACCGGCTGGCCTCGCTGGCGTACCGGCTGCTGGGCTCCGCCGCCGACGCCGAGGACGCCGTGCAGGACGCGTTCCTGCACTGGCAGGCCGCCGACCGGCAGCGGATCAGGGTGCCGGAAGCATGGCTGACCAAGGTCGTCACCAACCTGTGCCTCGACCGGCTCCGCTCGGCACAGGCCCGCCGCGAACGCGCCGTCGGCGCCTGGCTGCCCGAACCGCTCCTCGACGGCGACCCGATGCTCGGCCCGGCCGACACCTTCGAGCAGCGCGAATCGGTCTCCCTGGCCATGCTGACCCTCCTGGAGCGGCTGTCCCCCCTCGAGCGGGCCGTCTACCTCCTGCGCGAGGCGTTCTCCTACGGCCACGCCGAGATCGCCGGGATCCTCGACATCACCGAGGCCGCGAGCCAGCAGCACCTCCACCGGGCACGGCGCCGCATCACCGCCGCGGGCCGCCGCGGCGGCGAGGTCGACGCGGCGTCCGCCCGCAGGATCGTCGAGGAGTTCCTCGCCGCCGCCTCCTCGGGCCGCACCGAACGGCTCGTGGCGCTGCTCACCGACGACGCGACCGCGATCTCCGACGGCGCCGGCCTGACCGAGCGGCTGATGCGGTTCGACACGCCGCGGCGCATCGCCGCCGTGGCGCGCGCCGGCTTCAAGCCCACGTCCGTGCAGCGGCGGCTGGCCGGCGGCACGCCCGCCATCCACTACGCGCTGGTCAACGGCGCCCCCGCCATCCTCTTCGTGGTCGGCGAGCAGGTCATCGGCACCGTGGCGTTCGAGATCGCGGGTGGCAGGATCGCGACCGTGGTCGGCGTCGCCGACCCCGCCCGCCTGGTCCGCCTCAGCGAGGCCTGGCGGCGGCACGAACCGGACGCCCCGCTCGTCACCCGGTGGTGA
- a CDS encoding serine hydrolase domain-containing protein has translation MRVEGFVAEGYEAVREVFQRLVDDGRETGAGVSVWREGREVVRLSGGWQDVGRLRPWRADTLVMPYSLSKTFVTLAALVAVRDGALSLDEPVATYWPEYGVRGKETTTLRQVLTHRAGQPRFPDAAAGLDLLDDEGLRASLVSAAPEYPPGTSLGEHALTYGHLVDGIVRAGAGTTLRELYHDVVRPALGLDAWFGVPDQELARVADLEYAHPDWPRRLHAAPWLRIPAGALDVGRTNSRPFRQALFGAVNLHTTATAMAAFFADLTGDDGPVRRLLGAELHDDLLASQVTDHDEVFGTRITWTLGFVRDRGKIAKGGIGGSAAWWSTRNRHGCAYLTRRLDDHSRAAEIAAALGDDLTVVGED, from the coding sequence GTGCGGGTCGAGGGGTTCGTCGCGGAGGGCTACGAGGCGGTCCGCGAGGTCTTCCAGCGGTTGGTGGACGACGGTCGGGAGACCGGTGCCGGGGTGTCGGTGTGGCGGGAGGGACGGGAGGTCGTCCGGCTGAGCGGCGGGTGGCAGGACGTCGGCCGGCTGCGCCCCTGGCGGGCGGACACGCTGGTGATGCCGTACTCGCTGTCGAAGACGTTCGTCACCCTCGCCGCTCTGGTGGCCGTCCGTGACGGCGCGTTGTCCCTGGACGAGCCGGTCGCCACCTACTGGCCCGAGTACGGGGTCAGGGGCAAGGAGACCACCACCCTGCGCCAGGTGCTCACCCACCGCGCGGGCCAGCCGCGCTTCCCGGACGCGGCCGCGGGCCTCGACCTCCTGGACGACGAAGGACTGCGGGCGTCGCTGGTCAGCGCGGCCCCGGAGTACCCGCCGGGCACCTCCTTGGGGGAGCACGCCCTGACCTACGGGCACCTGGTCGACGGCATCGTGCGGGCGGGCGCCGGCACCACCCTGCGGGAGCTGTACCACGACGTGGTCCGCCCGGCGCTCGGCCTGGACGCCTGGTTCGGGGTGCCGGACCAGGAACTGGCGCGCGTCGCCGACCTCGAGTACGCCCACCCGGACTGGCCGCGGCGCCTCCACGCGGCCCCGTGGCTGCGGATCCCCGCGGGCGCCCTGGACGTCGGCCGGACGAACTCCCGCCCCTTCCGTCAGGCGCTCTTCGGAGCGGTCAACCTGCACACCACCGCCACCGCCATGGCCGCCTTCTTCGCCGACCTCACCGGCGACGACGGACCGGTGCGCCGGCTGCTGGGAGCCGAACTCCACGACGACCTCCTCGCCTCCCAGGTCACCGACCACGACGAGGTCTTCGGCACCCGGATCACGTGGACGCTGGGCTTCGTGCGGGACCGGGGAAAGATCGCCAAGGGCGGCATCGGCGGCTCGGCCGCCTGGTGGTCCACGAGGAACCGCCACGGCTGCGCCTACCTGACCCGCCGGCTGGACGACCACTCTCGCGCCGCCGAGATCGCCGCCGCCCTGGGGGACGACCTCACCGTGGTCGGCGAGGACTGA